The proteins below are encoded in one region of Centropristis striata isolate RG_2023a ecotype Rhode Island chromosome 12, C.striata_1.0, whole genome shotgun sequence:
- the LOC131982190 gene encoding protocadherin beta-16-like codes for MCHSRFALLGLAFVSLVLHPVYGDVSYSVPEEMKRGSIIGNIAKDLGLDLGRLSARKARIDTEDNNVQYCGVNLNTGDLIVQERIDREGLCEKKASCVLKQELVLENPLELHRISIRVQDINDNSPQFQEESLRMEIHESAVKGAHFLLDEAHDGDIGENSVQGYSLQQNDHFKLNVNTKDGGRKFCELVLDKELDREDKKEIMLLLTAFDGGSPQRSGTVVIHVTVLDANDNVPVFSQTVYKASLPENSPLDTLVITVSATDADEGMYGEVTYGFNRVSGEKSKVFSLNPKSGEVRVAGAIDHEKASLYEMQISAKDGLGLASYATLIIEITDINDNAPVINLKSLSTPIPENVSPGTEVGIINVQDRDSETNKQVRCSIQQGVPFKLVPSIKNYYSLVTTGQLDRELVSDYNITITATDEGSPPLSSSKTVQLSVADINDNPPVFEEQSYSAYVSENNKPGSTLCSVSARDPDWRQNGTVIYSLLPGEVNGAPVSSYLSVNGDTGVIHAVRSFDYEQLRSFKVQVMARDNGSPPLSSNVSVSVFISDVNDNSPQILYPAPEGNSFMTELVPKAAHGGSLVSKVIAVDADSGQNAWLSYHIVKSTDPGLFTIGLHSGEIRTQRDISESDSMKQNLIVSVKDNGQPSLSATCSMYLLISDNLAEVPELKDISYDEKNSKLTSYLIIALVSVSTFFLTFIIIILGVRFCRRRKPRLLFDGAVAIPSAYLPPNYADVDGTGTLRSTYNYDAYLTTGSRTSDFKFVTSYNDNTLPADQTLRKSPSDFADAFGDCDDSPEVGRHVILFELYSPS; via the coding sequence ATGTGTCACAGCAGATTTGCGCTGCTAGGCCTTGCTTTTGTTTCTCTCGTCCTCCACCCCGTTTATGGAGACGTGAGCTACTCTGTTCCAGAGGAGATGAAACGTGGATCTATAATTGGAAATATCGCTAAGGATCTGGGACTGGATTTGGGCAGGCTGTCTGCTCGCAAGGCCCGTATTGATACTGAAGACAACAACGTCCAGTACTGCGGTGTAAACCTCAACACCGGAGACTTGATCGTACAAGAAAGGATTGACAGAGAGGGGctttgtgagaaaaaagcatCGTGTGTCCTGAAACAGGAGCTCGTACTGGAAAATCCATTAGAACTGCACCGTATTAGTATCCGCGTTCAAGATATTAATGATAATTCACCGCAATTTCAAGAGGAGTCACTTCGAATGGAAATTCATGAATCGGCAGTGAAGGGTGCGCATTTTCTCTTGGATGAGGCACATGATGGTGACATCGGAGAAAATTCTGTTCAGGGCTACTCACTTCAGCAGAATGatcatttcaaattaaatgtaaacacGAAAGATGGCGGGCGAAAATTTTGCGAATTAGTCTTAGACAAAGAATTAGACAGAGAGGACAAAAAAGAGATAATGTTGTTGCTTACCGCATTCGATGGAGGCTCTCCTCAGAGATCAGGTACTGTAGTCATACACGTCACTGTGCTGgatgctaatgataatgttccAGTGTTCAGCCAGACCGTCTATAAAGCAAGTCTGCCAGAAAACTCTCCTCTGGATACATTGGTGATCACAGTGAGTGCAACTGATGCAGACGAGggaatgtatggtgaagttactTATGGCTTCAACCGTGTTTCAGGTGAAAAGAGTAAGGTGTTTTCTTTAAACCCTAAATCCGGAGAGGTGAGAGTAGCTGGAGCTATTGATCATGAAAAAGCTTCATTATATGAAATGCAGATCAGTGCTAAAGATGGCCTTGGTTTGGCATCATATGCAACTTTAATAATCGAAATTACAGATATAAATGATAATGCGCCAGTCATCAACTTAAAATCACTTTCTACTCCCATACCTGAGAACGTGTCACCTGGTACAGAGGTGGGCATCATTAACGTGCAGGACAGAGACTCTGAGACTAACAAACAGGTCCGCTGCTCCATTCAGCAAGGTGTCCCTTTTAAGTTGGTTCCTTCTATCAAAAACTATTATTCTCTGGTGACCACAGGACAACTGGACCGTGAACTAGTGTCTGATTACAACATTACAATCACTGCCACTGACGAGGGCTCTccacctctgtcctcctctaaaACTGTTCAGTTATCTGTAGCAGACATCAACGACAACCCACCTGTGTTTGAGGAACAGTCGTACAGCGCATATGTGAGTGAAAATAACAAACCTGGCTCCACTTTATGTTCCGTTAGTGCTCGAGACCCCGACTGGAGACAAAACGGTACAGTGATTTATTCTCTGTTACCCGGTGAGGTGAACGGTGCCCCGGTGTCCTCCTATCTGTCTGTTAACGGAGACACGGGGGTGATCCACGCTGTGAGGTCGTTTGATTATGAACAGTTGAGGAGTTTTAAAGTCCAGGTGATGGCCAGAGACAACGGTTCTCCTCCGCTCAGCAGCAACGTGAGCGTCAGTGTGTTCATATCGGATGTGAATGACAACTCTCCTCAGATACTGTACCCCGCCCCGGAGGGCAACTCCTTCATGACCGAGCTGGTCCCCAAAGCTGCACACGGAGGCTCTCTGGTGTCCAAAGTGATCGCGGTGGACGCGGACTCCGGACAGAACGCCTGGCTGTCCTATCATATAGTGAAGTCCACTGATCCGGGACTTTTCACTATTGGTCTCCACAGCGGAGAGATCAGGACCCAGCGGGACATTTCTGAGTCTGACAGCATGAAACAGAACCTGATTGTGTCAGTGAAAGATAACGGacagccctctctctctgccacctGTTCCATGTATTTACTGATTTCTGATAACTTGGCTGAGGTGCCAGAACTGAAGGACATTTCTTATGATGAGAAGAATTCCAAACTGACCTCTTATCTGATCATCGCGCTGGTGTCTGTGTCCACCTTTTTTCttaccttcatcatcatcatcctgggTGTGAGGTTCTGTCGCAGGAGAAAGCCCAGACTGTTGTTTGATGGAGCAGTAGCCATCCCCAGCGCTTATCTCCCTCCTAACTACGCAGATGTTGACGGCACAGGAACTTTACGCAGCACTTACAATTATGACGCGTACCTGACAACAGGTTCAAGAACCAGTGACTTTAAGTTCGTGACATCATACAATGACAACACACTGCCTGCTGACCAGACTCTGAGGAAAAGTCCTTCTGACTTTGCAGATGCCTTTGGAGACTGCGATGATTCCCCTGAGGTAGGGAGACATGTCATCTTATTCGAGTTATATTCACCGTCCTGA